A stretch of the Comamonas testosteroni TK102 genome encodes the following:
- a CDS encoding ATP-binding protein, with amino-acid sequence MARTMLAFLPPHLRAALLILLWLAASSLGGWLGYQGFVKIGLETVAAAGNNRLDLYAASLRREIDKFAFLPDVVALQPEILSLLKSPGDETLQSRANLYLEELSRRAGTLSVYMLDHQGLVLAASNWRRADSFVGESLGFRPYVQQALREGRGRYFGVGTTRGEPGYYLTTTLGQGELHGVVVVKVGLAQLEQSWASAESPVMVSDENTVVILSNMPAWRFATLQPLNEARRAELEASQKYNRLNLRSLSWGGVSGATGIRQVSIPDLKDAAAGPSAGRFLAQSTPLAGTPWQITVLSPLSVALQLAASRAWVTGVLIALMFLLGALLYQRRRHVREQLAAQQALKQTNEVLEQKVQQRTADLQNANLALQQEVVERMHAETTLRAAQDELVQAGKLAVIGQLSTEVAHELNQPLAALRALAGNSQRFLERGQGEMVHSNLQRMAELTERMGRITGQLRNFARKSAGQPAQVELAKVVDGALTLLEPRIAQSGVMIVRQPSDLALSAWCDANRVQQVLINLLSNALDAVQGGCTRCVEIACNRSGAWAQITVRDHGPGLSEQAQARLFEPFFTTKPEGLGLGLGLPLSAEIAHAAGGGLSGGNHPEGGAIFTLRLPLVDTRPLS; translated from the coding sequence ATGGCCCGCACCATGCTAGCTTTCCTGCCCCCGCACCTGCGCGCTGCTTTGCTGATCCTGCTCTGGCTGGCTGCAAGCAGCCTGGGCGGCTGGCTGGGCTATCAGGGCTTTGTCAAGATCGGTCTCGAGACGGTGGCGGCAGCCGGCAACAACCGCCTCGATCTCTATGCAGCCAGCCTTCGGCGCGAGATCGACAAATTTGCCTTTCTGCCCGATGTGGTGGCCCTGCAGCCCGAGATCCTGTCCCTGCTGAAATCGCCAGGCGACGAAACGCTGCAATCCCGTGCCAACCTCTATCTGGAAGAGCTGAGCCGCCGAGCGGGCACGCTCAGCGTCTACATGCTGGATCACCAGGGTCTTGTGCTGGCCGCCAGCAACTGGCGCCGCGCTGACAGCTTTGTGGGCGAGAGCCTCGGCTTCAGGCCCTATGTCCAGCAGGCGCTGCGGGAAGGGCGGGGGCGCTACTTCGGTGTCGGCACCACGCGTGGTGAGCCTGGCTATTACCTGACCACGACCCTGGGCCAGGGCGAGCTGCATGGCGTGGTGGTGGTCAAGGTCGGGCTGGCGCAGCTCGAGCAGTCCTGGGCCAGCGCAGAGTCGCCGGTAATGGTCAGCGATGAAAACACCGTGGTCATCCTCAGCAACATGCCTGCCTGGCGCTTTGCCACCTTGCAGCCGCTGAACGAAGCAAGACGCGCGGAGCTGGAAGCGTCGCAGAAATACAACCGTCTGAATCTGAGGTCGCTGAGCTGGGGAGGTGTGAGCGGTGCCACGGGTATCAGGCAGGTCAGCATTCCTGATCTCAAGGATGCCGCGGCAGGGCCGAGTGCGGGTCGCTTTCTGGCGCAGTCCACGCCGCTGGCCGGCACGCCCTGGCAGATCACCGTGCTGTCTCCCCTGAGTGTTGCATTGCAGCTGGCGGCGAGCCGTGCATGGGTGACCGGGGTGTTGATTGCATTGATGTTTTTGCTGGGGGCTTTGCTCTATCAGCGGCGCAGGCATGTGCGCGAGCAACTGGCGGCCCAGCAGGCTCTGAAGCAGACCAACGAGGTGCTGGAGCAGAAAGTGCAGCAGCGCACGGCCGATCTTCAGAACGCCAATCTGGCACTTCAGCAGGAGGTTGTGGAGCGCATGCATGCCGAGACCACACTGCGCGCTGCGCAGGATGAGCTGGTGCAGGCTGGCAAACTGGCCGTCATCGGCCAGCTCTCCACAGAAGTGGCCCATGAGCTGAATCAGCCCCTGGCGGCGTTGCGGGCGCTTGCCGGCAACAGCCAGCGTTTTCTGGAGCGCGGCCAGGGCGAGATGGTGCACAGCAATCTGCAGCGCATGGCCGAGCTGACGGAGCGCATGGGACGTATTACCGGACAGCTACGCAACTTTGCGCGCAAGTCCGCGGGTCAGCCGGCACAGGTCGAACTGGCCAAGGTGGTCGATGGCGCTCTGACCCTGCTGGAGCCGCGCATTGCGCAAAGCGGCGTCATGATCGTGCGACAGCCTTCGGATCTCGCGCTGAGTGCCTGGTGCGATGCCAATCGTGTGCAGCAGGTGCTGATCAATCTGCTGAGCAACGCGCTGGACGCCGTGCAGGGCGGCTGCACGCGGTGCGTGGAAATTGCCTGCAACCGGTCCGGTGCCTGGGCACAGATCACGGTGCGCGATCATGGCCCCGGACTCAGCGAGCAGGCTCAGGCGCGGCTGTTTGAGCCCTTTTTCACGACCAAGCCCGAGGGTTTGGGACTGGGTCTGGGCCTGCCGCTGTCGGCAGAAATTGCCCATGCAGCAGGTGGCGGCCTGAGCGGCGGCAACCATCCGGAAGGCGGGGCCATCTTCACGCTGCGCCTTCCCTTGGTGGATACTCGGCCGCTGTCCTGA
- a CDS encoding sigma-54-dependent transcriptional regulator yields the protein MNPSLQVLIVEDDADVAMACEQTMRLEGLDCVCASSAEQALKRLSPDFAGVVVSDIRLPQMSGLGLLAAIRALDAELPVILITGHGDISMAVQAMKDGAADFLEKPFAPERLVETVHRALERRRLVLEVRSLRQQLQSRDVLQHQLLGRSLPMQQLRSTLQSLAASEADVLIWGETGTGKERVARSLHESSRRKSGNFVAINCGGLPETLFDSEMFGSEAGAFTGAGKKRIGKIEHASGGTLFLDEIESMPLAMQAKLLRVLQERVLERLGSNTLIPVDCRVIAATKVDLLELSRQGLFRSDLYYRLNVATVNLPPLRERREDVALLFEHFALQAAARHQRPVAELTPQRLQTLLAHDWPGNVRELRNTAERITLGLDAGISPSGATPGTAASLASTMESIERSLISEALRNNEGNLTRTAQALHTPKTTLHDKIRKHGL from the coding sequence ATGAACCCATCCCTCCAAGTCCTGATCGTTGAAGACGATGCCGATGTCGCCATGGCCTGCGAGCAGACCATGCGCCTCGAGGGCCTGGACTGCGTCTGTGCGAGCAGTGCCGAGCAGGCGCTAAAGCGCCTGTCGCCGGATTTCGCCGGCGTGGTGGTCAGCGATATCCGTTTGCCCCAGATGAGCGGGCTGGGGCTGCTGGCCGCGATTCGCGCGCTGGACGCCGAGCTGCCCGTGATTCTCATCACCGGTCACGGCGATATCTCCATGGCCGTGCAGGCCATGAAGGATGGTGCGGCCGATTTTCTGGAAAAGCCATTTGCGCCTGAGCGCCTGGTGGAGACCGTGCACCGTGCGCTGGAGCGACGTCGTCTGGTGCTGGAGGTGCGCAGCCTGCGTCAGCAACTGCAGAGCCGGGATGTGCTGCAGCACCAGTTGCTGGGGCGGTCGCTGCCCATGCAGCAGCTGCGTAGTACCTTGCAGAGCCTTGCGGCCAGCGAGGCCGATGTGCTGATCTGGGGTGAAACCGGCACCGGCAAGGAAAGAGTCGCGCGCAGCCTGCACGAGTCCAGCCGGCGCAAAAGCGGCAATTTCGTCGCCATCAACTGCGGCGGTCTGCCGGAAACCCTGTTCGACAGCGAAATGTTCGGCAGCGAGGCCGGGGCCTTTACCGGCGCAGGCAAAAAGCGCATTGGCAAGATCGAGCATGCCAGCGGTGGCACGCTGTTTCTCGACGAGATCGAGAGCATGCCCCTGGCCATGCAGGCCAAGCTGCTGCGCGTGCTGCAGGAAAGAGTGCTGGAGCGTCTGGGATCGAACACGCTCATTCCCGTGGATTGCCGCGTGATTGCGGCAACCAAGGTCGATCTGCTGGAGCTCAGCCGCCAGGGCCTGTTTCGTTCCGATCTCTACTATCGTCTCAATGTGGCGACCGTGAACCTGCCCCCGCTGCGTGAGCGCCGCGAGGATGTTGCGCTGCTGTTCGAGCATTTCGCGCTGCAGGCCGCGGCCCGCCACCAGCGACCTGTGGCCGAACTGACGCCGCAGCGTCTTCAGACCTTGCTGGCCCACGACTGGCCCGGCAATGTGCGCGAGCTGCGCAACACGGCCGAGCGCATCACGCTGGGGCTGGATGCCGGCATATCCCCGTCGGGCGCCACGCCCGGGACTGCTGCTTCGTTGGCGTCGACCATGGAGTCCATAGAGCGTTCCCTGATTTCCGAAGCCCTGCGCAACAACGAAGGCAATCTGACGCGCACGGCGCAGGCGCTGCACACTCCCAAGACCACGCTGCACGACAAGATTCGCAAGCACGGGCTGTGA
- a CDS encoding DUF4166 domain-containing protein, which yields MTQSASLFQQAMGEEFGRLDAVLQRFHRLQGEHELEGRVQTGAPRTLLARLLGLALGTPRTAVEGEIHFELQASPDAETWTRIFPEQVMRSSMHLHQGGLVERLGPARLCFALRAVDGRLHMRLQRLYFLGIPCPGWLAPRIVAEETGVGQRLQFHIEAAVPLIGVVASYRGHLRLPEEKK from the coding sequence ATGACGCAGAGCGCTTCCTTGTTTCAGCAGGCCATGGGTGAAGAGTTCGGCAGGCTCGATGCCGTGCTGCAGCGCTTTCACCGCCTGCAGGGCGAGCATGAGTTGGAGGGCAGGGTGCAGACCGGCGCGCCCCGGACGCTGCTGGCCAGGTTGCTGGGCCTGGCCCTGGGTACGCCGCGCACGGCCGTTGAGGGGGAGATTCATTTCGAGCTGCAGGCCAGTCCGGACGCCGAGACCTGGACTCGCATCTTCCCCGAGCAGGTCATGCGCTCCAGCATGCATTTGCACCAAGGCGGCCTGGTCGAGCGTCTCGGGCCAGCGCGGCTGTGCTTTGCCCTGCGGGCGGTGGATGGACGGCTGCACATGCGACTGCAGCGCCTGTATTTTCTGGGCATCCCTTGTCCGGGCTGGCTGGCGCCGCGCATCGTGGCCGAGGAAACCGGGGTCGGGCAGCGCTTGCAGTTTCATATCGAGGCGGCAGTCCCGCTGATTGGCGTAGTGGCCAGTTACCGAGGCCACCTGCGGCTGCCCGAGGAGAAAAAATGA
- a CDS encoding SRPBCC family protein, giving the protein MRPGSWRAPSAALLLICCGPLVSAQQLQIETAEQDEAVLVNASAIMQVRPATAWSVISDYEHLAEFVPGMQSSRVLQRNGNQVVVEQKGSLGFLFFRQAIEIRLAVNEWPHQRIIAHAVGGNLKQMDGSYTLETLADGRVRLSYSARLVPAFTIPPLLGKAVVRQLLTRQFKALVDEILHREALSLGSDSLPSKN; this is encoded by the coding sequence ATGAGACCAGGGAGTTGGCGTGCCCCGAGCGCAGCGCTGCTGCTGATCTGCTGCGGCCCGCTGGTGTCGGCACAGCAGCTGCAGATCGAGACCGCCGAGCAGGATGAAGCCGTGCTGGTAAACGCCTCGGCCATCATGCAGGTCAGGCCGGCCACTGCCTGGAGCGTGATTTCCGACTACGAGCATCTGGCCGAATTCGTGCCTGGAATGCAAAGCTCTCGCGTGCTGCAACGCAACGGCAACCAGGTGGTGGTGGAGCAGAAAGGCAGTCTGGGATTCCTGTTCTTTCGCCAGGCCATCGAAATCAGGCTGGCCGTGAACGAATGGCCGCATCAGCGCATCATCGCCCATGCGGTAGGCGGCAATCTCAAGCAGATGGACGGCAGCTATACCCTGGAAACCCTGGCGGACGGCCGTGTACGCCTGAGCTATAGCGCCCGCCTGGTTCCTGCGTTCACCATCCCCCCGCTGCTCGGAAAAGCGGTGGTGCGCCAGTTGCTGACGCGCCAGTTCAAGGCACTGGTGGATGAAATCCTGCATCGCGAGGCATTGAGCCTCGGAAGCGACAGCCTGCCATCAAAAAATTAG
- a CDS encoding YceI family protein codes for MKAVKPQIAVLMVLMALVTLIAGCSQPGLEAVPPTSPQARPADFPAAFYEQAAASGQQVLKVDTSRSLVSITVRRAGALASLGHDHVIASRQLQGYVAPRLGRADLYVALDSLSVDEPALRAAAGLDTQPSAADIEGTRANMLSRVLQTQLHPFARVQVRTTPNADGEVVLVVELTVHGVTRSLSVPARIVKEQGAIRISGALSIDQSDFGITPLSILGGAIQVRDRLDLSFEVLAGPMKRESGS; via the coding sequence ATGAAGGCCGTCAAACCGCAGATTGCGGTCCTGATGGTTCTGATGGCCCTTGTGACCCTGATTGCGGGATGCTCCCAACCGGGGCTGGAAGCCGTGCCGCCCACCAGCCCGCAGGCAAGGCCTGCCGACTTTCCTGCAGCCTTCTACGAGCAGGCCGCAGCCAGCGGTCAGCAGGTACTGAAGGTAGACACCTCGCGTTCACTGGTCTCCATCACTGTGCGTCGCGCTGGCGCCCTGGCCAGCCTGGGGCACGATCATGTGATTGCCAGCCGGCAGCTGCAAGGCTATGTGGCGCCCCGGTTGGGCCGGGCCGACCTGTATGTGGCGCTGGACAGTCTCTCGGTCGACGAACCCGCTCTGCGTGCCGCTGCGGGCCTGGACACCCAGCCCAGCGCCGCCGATATCGAGGGGACCCGCGCCAATATGCTGAGCAGGGTGCTGCAGACCCAGCTCCATCCGTTTGCACGCGTTCAGGTGCGCACCACCCCGAATGCGGACGGCGAGGTCGTGCTGGTCGTGGAACTCACCGTCCACGGAGTCACGCGCAGCCTGAGCGTTCCGGCCCGGATCGTGAAGGAGCAAGGTGCTATCCGTATCAGCGGAGCGTTGAGCATCGATCAATCAGACTTCGGCATCACGCCTTTGTCCATCCTGGGCGGCGCCATCCAGGTCCGGGATAGGCTCGATCTGAGCTTCGAAGTGCTCGCCGGCCCAATGAAGCGGGAATCCGGATCATGA
- a CDS encoding RtcB family protein — protein sequence MLLLEGALHLPDSEMRCCVPVFLSIMPHLSGKLSRLQKALSRQGIQVSYRDHIYQIHNEQAAATVLLPDSLPLEHKAVSQLLEFASVADPQGHGAVCKACATPDFHPGSIAPVGAVVATSPDFVIPAAIGTDINCGIRLLSTGLTQAQAELHRTTIVQRLTRVILQNGRDVPVRSAGFKALFDEGPDAFIEHLPDAGLWQGVNRDRLQAELAGCVGLQGFAGRSRYAPEALLQARELLRPPSAADLGSGNHFLEFCVVDEIFDRHAAYAAGLKKGDVTVMIHTGSRDVGFYVGRRWMDLARQQWPQGIKHPRHGLYGLSGALAQDYLQAMGVAARYAWFNRMALAELVRKELEDIAAPDASRLIVDVPHNVVMTEGEFNVHRKGSTPAHDGQWALIPGSMGDYSFLVKGLGHEDWLQSCSHGAGRQVRRQDTRRMKQPLIESMWQCITLREERLIEEAPSAYKPVGPVLQAQEEAGLIRASLKLKPWLTFKA from the coding sequence ATGCTGCTGCTCGAAGGTGCGTTGCATCTCCCAGATTCGGAGATGCGCTGTTGCGTACCTGTTTTTCTCAGCATCATGCCCCATCTTTCCGGGAAGCTTTCCCGACTGCAAAAAGCTCTGTCACGTCAGGGCATCCAGGTCTCGTATCGGGACCACATCTATCAAATCCATAACGAGCAGGCGGCCGCCACTGTGTTGCTGCCTGACAGTCTGCCGCTGGAGCACAAGGCCGTCAGCCAGTTGCTGGAGTTTGCCTCGGTCGCCGACCCGCAGGGCCATGGCGCAGTCTGCAAAGCCTGTGCCACGCCGGACTTTCACCCCGGCAGCATTGCGCCAGTGGGGGCCGTGGTGGCGACATCGCCGGATTTCGTGATTCCTGCTGCCATCGGCACGGATATCAACTGCGGCATACGCCTGCTGAGCACGGGCCTGACCCAGGCGCAGGCCGAGCTGCACAGAACCACCATCGTCCAGCGTCTGACCCGGGTCATCTTGCAGAACGGGCGCGATGTACCCGTGCGCAGCGCAGGCTTCAAGGCATTGTTCGACGAGGGCCCGGATGCCTTTATTGAACACTTGCCTGATGCTGGCCTGTGGCAGGGCGTGAATCGCGATCGCCTGCAGGCCGAGCTGGCCGGCTGCGTGGGACTGCAAGGCTTTGCGGGCCGCAGTCGTTACGCGCCCGAAGCCCTGCTGCAGGCGCGTGAGCTGTTGCGCCCGCCGTCTGCCGCCGACCTGGGCAGCGGCAATCATTTTCTGGAGTTCTGCGTGGTCGATGAGATTTTCGATCGCCACGCCGCTTATGCGGCAGGGCTCAAGAAGGGTGATGTCACGGTGATGATCCATACCGGCTCGCGCGATGTCGGCTTTTATGTCGGCCGCCGCTGGATGGATCTGGCCAGGCAGCAATGGCCGCAAGGCATCAAGCACCCGCGGCACGGCCTGTATGGTCTGAGCGGTGCGCTGGCCCAGGATTACCTGCAGGCCATGGGCGTGGCCGCGCGCTATGCATGGTTCAACCGCATGGCGCTGGCCGAGCTGGTGCGCAAAGAACTGGAGGACATTGCCGCGCCCGATGCATCGCGCCTGATTGTGGATGTGCCGCACAACGTGGTGATGACCGAAGGCGAGTTCAATGTGCACCGCAAGGGCTCGACCCCGGCGCACGACGGCCAGTGGGCGCTGATTCCGGGCTCCATGGGCGACTACTCCTTCCTTGTCAAGGGCCTGGGCCATGAAGACTGGCTGCAATCGTGCAGCCACGGCGCAGGTCGGCAGGTGCGCAGACAGGACACACGCCGCATGAAGCAGCCGCTGATCGAGTCCATGTGGCAGTGCATCACGCTGCGCGAGGAGCGCTTGATCGAGGAGGCTCCAAGTGCCTACAAACCCGTGGGACCGGTGCTGCAGGCGCAGGAGGAGGCGGGGCTGATCCGGGCGAGCCTGAAATTGAAGCCTTGGCTGACTTTCAAGGCCTGA
- a CDS encoding saccharopine dehydrogenase family protein gives MREFKVMVVGAYGFFGSRLVASLARQSGLHIVVAGRSASAAHALLEGLARDARASLSHAVLDVMAPGLQERLKALAVDALIHTSGPFQGQDYRVALACAQVGVHYVDLADGREFVCGIDQLEPQAKAAGVLLLSGASSVPALSSAVVDALARSMARVDHIDIGISPGNRTDRGLSTVAAILSYCGKPLPGAGQQAVIGWLRSYAHDYPAPVGRRLLSACDVPDLALLPRRYQNCSVRFGAGLELPLLHRGMNAMACLAHQGLVRDWSIHASTLKRMADWFKKRGSDVGAMHVTVSGLDAQGQASQRSWVLTAGSGDGPYVPTLAASALVRKLAAGAALAPGARPCMGLLTLQDFMAEARGLDIRMQELAP, from the coding sequence ATGCGTGAATTCAAGGTCATGGTCGTTGGTGCTTATGGCTTCTTCGGCAGTCGCCTGGTTGCCAGCCTGGCCAGGCAAAGCGGTCTGCACATCGTGGTGGCAGGGCGCTCGGCTTCTGCGGCGCATGCGCTGCTTGAAGGTCTGGCCCGGGATGCCCGCGCAAGCCTGAGCCATGCGGTGCTGGACGTGATGGCTCCGGGGCTGCAAGAACGGCTCAAGGCCCTGGCGGTGGATGCGCTCATTCACACCTCGGGCCCGTTTCAGGGGCAGGACTACCGCGTGGCCCTGGCCTGTGCCCAGGTCGGCGTGCACTATGTGGATCTGGCCGATGGACGTGAGTTTGTCTGCGGCATAGACCAGCTCGAGCCGCAGGCCAAAGCTGCCGGCGTGCTGCTGCTCAGTGGTGCCAGCTCGGTGCCGGCGCTGTCCTCGGCGGTGGTGGATGCGCTGGCTAGGAGCATGGCTCGCGTCGACCATATCGACATCGGCATCAGCCCGGGCAATCGAACGGACAGAGGCCTGTCCACCGTCGCTGCCATCCTCAGCTATTGCGGCAAGCCACTGCCCGGTGCGGGCCAGCAGGCCGTGATCGGCTGGCTGCGCAGCTATGCACATGACTATCCGGCTCCCGTGGGGCGGCGGCTGCTGTCGGCCTGCGATGTGCCCGATCTTGCATTGCTGCCGCGTCGTTATCAGAACTGTTCTGTCAGATTTGGCGCGGGGCTTGAGTTGCCGCTTCTGCACCGAGGCATGAACGCCATGGCCTGTCTGGCGCACCAAGGGCTGGTGCGCGACTGGTCCATCCATGCGAGCACGCTCAAGCGCATGGCGGACTGGTTCAAGAAGCGGGGCAGTGATGTGGGTGCCATGCATGTCACCGTCAGTGGGCTGGATGCACAGGGGCAAGCCAGCCAGCGTAGCTGGGTGCTGACGGCGGGCTCCGGCGACGGGCCCTATGTTCCCACGCTGGCAGCCAGTGCACTGGTGCGCAAGCTGGCAGCAGGTGCTGCGCTGGCGCCTGGTGCCCGGCCCTGCATGGGGCTGCTGACGCTTCAGGACTTCATGGCCGAGGCTCGGGGGCTGGACATCCGGATGCAGGAGCTGGCCCCATGA
- a CDS encoding thiol-disulfide oxidoreductase DCC family protein, which translates to MIVVFDAQCLLCNGWVQFLLKHDKHGIFQFAAIQGEAGGKLLADAGLRLEGLQTLLLVDGKCSWQHTDAILRVLHALGWPWRLTALFRLIPAALRDALYRLIARNRYRWFGKSEQCLMPDPAVAARFLD; encoded by the coding sequence ATGATTGTGGTCTTCGATGCGCAATGCCTGCTGTGCAACGGCTGGGTGCAGTTTCTGCTCAAGCACGACAAGCATGGCATTTTTCAGTTCGCCGCCATCCAGGGAGAGGCAGGCGGCAAGCTGCTGGCCGATGCGGGCCTGCGCCTGGAAGGTCTGCAAACCCTGCTGCTGGTCGACGGCAAGTGTTCCTGGCAGCACACCGATGCCATCCTGCGCGTGCTGCACGCGCTGGGCTGGCCCTGGCGCCTGACAGCGCTGTTCCGACTGATACCCGCTGCATTGCGCGATGCGCTCTATCGCCTGATTGCCAGAAACCGCTACCGCTGGTTTGGCAAAAGCGAGCAATGCCTGATGCCGGACCCGGCCGTGGCAGCGCGCTTTCTTGATTGA